The DNA sequence GTACACGTTGGCGGCGGTGAAGCCGGTGGTGATCAGCGCACCGAGAACCAGGGCGCGCACGGTCAGTTCGCGAGGCTTCGTCGTCATGGCGATCCGTTTCCGGCAAGGCGGGCGCGCACCGATGCATCCCAGTGCAACCCGACCACCAATCCAAGATTGCGATCCGCGGGGCGGAGCGTGAGAAACTGATTACCGTCGTGACCGACATCGAAATTGGCGGAGCTGTACGCACCGACGGAGAAGAGGCCGGTTGCCGCATCCTTGCGCGAGGTGACCGCCAGCGCAGGCGTCGTCGTGATGGTGGCGCCGATCAGCTTGTTGCCCGACACATAGTACAGGGTGCGGCCATCGGGACTCCACCGCATCTCCGCGGCGCCGCCCGACGACACCTGCACCTTTGCGCTCGAATCGGGCCAGGTGCGCAGGTACGCCTCGAACGCACCAGATTCGTCCGAGATGTACGCGAAGAAATGGCCGTCCGGCGAAAACTGGCCGTCGAATACCTGGCCGTGAACGGCATCCCAGGTGGCGGCGATACTGTCGCCAATGCGGTGAATCACCAGCCGGGTCACAAGACTGGCACGATCAAAGGTGAGGATACTGTGCCCGTCGGGCGTTGGAATGGCATCAGTACGCTCGGGCACGCTCGGGGCAATGACCGTTGCATCGCCAAGAAAATTCGTCGGCTGTTCGGCCACGGCCGCACCGGCAGTGCTGTCCGTGGTCTGCAGGAAGACGAGATGCGATCCGTCGGCTGTCCACTCGGGCTGGGTATTGTTTCCCGAATGCGTCATCCGCGTCAGCGTGGCCGTCGCCACGTCGAGGACCCAGATGTCGTGCAGGCCGGCGTTGGTGATCTCGACCGCGATGCGCTTGCCGTCGGGCGAGAGACGTGGATGGAGGTAGAACCGGGGATCAGGAACGATCTGGCGGACGGGCCCGTCCGCTCCGCTCCACCAGAGCGTGAAGTGCTCGGCGCCCCGCATGTAGGCGACGTCGCCACGAGTGTTGAGGGTGATCGGTGCGTCGCCATTGCACGTCTGGCAGATCGGGATCGAGTCGAGGAGCGGAACCGGCGTCCCGGATGCGTGCCAGCTCCGGCGATCGAGCGGCACCGCCATCACGTTGCCGTCGAGCTGCAGGTAGATCAGCACGTTGCCCACCATGCCCAGCGCGCGCACACCGTTCACGCCGACGGGACGCGTTACTCCATTGGTGACGGAGGCTTCCTCGATCGGAGTATTCGCGGCATTGCCGCCGTGCCAGACCGAGAAGAGCAGGGTGGTGCCGTCGTCGAGGACGATGGGCCAGATGTGCGTGTCGCGCGCGGTGTCGGTGACGCGGGTCAGCGGCTGGAATGCTCCCCCCGAAACCGGCAGGAGCTTGAGTCCGTGATCCCCGGTCGCGACGACGATCCCGCGCGACGTCCACGCCATCCCGTCGCCGGCGTTGTCGGATCCGAGTGCCACCGCCGCGCCGCCGTCGAGCGACACCTTCTTGATCTTTCCGTCGGCTTCGAACGCAATCCAGCGACCATCGGGAGAGAAGACCGGCTGCAGCGCGTGCTCCGTTCCCGGGATCATGTGGGCGGCGAGATCGTCCACCGGCCGAAGGAACAAGGCGTAGCTGCCATCGCCGGTCGCACCGGCGTACAACAGTTCCTTGCCGTCGGGCGATACGATCGCCGGCCACGACTGCGAAGCGACCGGCCGGCCGATGCTGTCCCCAGTGACAACGAATCGCACGGAACCGACCGAGATTGCCGCGGGCGAGCGACCACGCTGCCAGAGCAGGAGCGCAGCGAGAACGACCACGGCCCCAGCGAGCGCGGCCACCAATCCTCCTGGCCGGGCAGCCGGCCGGGCTGCCGCTCGCATCGTGGTGGTGCGCTGCGGGCCGCCCTGTCCCTGCAGTGCCGCTGCGAATTCCGCCGCAGACGCGAAGCGATCGGCGGGGAGCTTCTGCATCGCGGTGTGTACCGCGTCGGCGACATCCGCGGGGATGCTCTTCCGCAGCGTTGCCGCATCGACCGGCTCGGCAGTCATCACCTTTGCCACGATCGCCTGCGCGGTGGGGCCGGTGAACGGCGGCTCGCCGGTGAGCATCTCGTAGGTGGTGCAGCCGAGGGCGTAGACGTCGGTGCGGGCGTCGAGCTCGCGCTCGCCCATCGCCTGCTCGGGCGACATGTACTGTGGCGTGCCGAGGGACATCCCGGTTTCGGTCATCCGGGCGCCACCGGTCTTCGACGCGGCGAGCGCGATGCCGAAGTCGGCGACCAGCGCGTGCCCGCCGTGCAGCAGGATATTCTCCGGCTTGATGTCTCGGTGGATCACGCCGTGCTGGTGAGCGTACTGCAGCGCGTCGGCGGTTTCGCTCGCGATCCGCACCGCATCGGCGATGGGCAGCTGCTTCTCGCGGGCGAGGCGATCACGCAGCGATTCGCCGTCGACGAACGGCATGACGTAGAAGACGGTTCCATCGACCGTCCCCGAATCGAACAGCGACAGGATGTGCGGATGTTGCAGGTTCGCCGTCGTCTTGATCTCCGACAGGAACCGCTCGGCGCCGATGACGGCGGCGAGTTCGGGTCGCAACACCTTGATCGCGACCTTGCGATCGTGCTTGATGTCGTGCGCGAGATAGACCGTCGCCATCCCGCCGGCGCCGAGTTCGCGCTCGATGGTGTAGCGGTCGGCGAGGGCTCCGCTGAGCGCAGTCGAAGTGGAGTCTACCATCTCGATCGTCCCGCCTTGTCGGCGAGCCAGACATCCGGCTTGATACGGTGCACGTTGCAGATGATGTGGCGGGCGTCGGTATCAACTACAACGGTGACGCACTCGGCAGGCAGATCGACCACCGGAACGAGCTTCGCGCTGTCGGGTGGAATGCGCACCAGTCGGCGGTGTCGCTGACCCGATAACGCTTCGGCCGGATCTTCGATGTCGTAGGCGTAGACCGAGCCGTCGTGATTCCAGCCGACCGGGAGCAACGGTGTCTGATGGTGCGCGATGGTGCGAGCGGTCCCGCGTGCAAGATCGGCAACGACCACCGCCGACGTGACGTCCGACCAGTACGCCACGCGTTGGCTGGCTGGATCCTTCACAAGGCGTTCGGTCGTCTGCCCCGCAGATGGTGCGCCGGGTATGACCATCCGGTGGATCTCCTTGCCGGTGGTGTCGACGACGATGAACGTATCGGCACGCATTGCGACGATCGAATCGGCGGCCAGCCATGCGAAGTTGGTGCTGGTCCCCGGAAGAATCTGGCGCTCGCTCCCGCCGTTGGCATCAATGACCACCAGACGTCCGGGAATCTGCACCCACGAGACGTATGCCACCTGCTTTCCATCGGGAGAAATCTCCGGGAATTCGTGCTCGCCGCGAGAGGCGGTCACGGTTCTCGCCGCCACGCCGCTGTCGAGCGGCAGCAGGGCAAGATTGTCGCTGAGGTTGTCGGTTGCCGTGACAGCGACGAAGTGGCCGTCGGGCGAGATCGACCACGGTTCGAAGTAGCCCGTCCGATCGGTGAGTGATTGCCACGCCGGCGGTGCGCCGGCACTGCGGAAGAGGAGCAATTGCTGACTCGTCTGCGCGAGGACCATGACGGCGCGCCCTGTCGGCGCGACATCGAGGGCACCGCGGTATCCCGTCGGCGCCTGGCCCAGGGCAATCGTACGGCGCTCCGGATGGATATGACGTGCGTCGATCGGAATCCGGTAAAGATCGTCTGCGATGCCTGGAGAGAACTCGAATTGCAGGATCGCCGCGCCGTCGCCGGCCCACCGGACGTACGACCGCGCGTCCGTCGCCTGCACGCTATCGATCACGTCGCCCTTCGGCGTGAGCAGCGCGTAGAGTGCGTCGTTGCGGCTCGTGGCGGAGACGTACGCGATCAATCGATCGCCGGTCGGCGAATAGCTCATGTCAGCGACGTGCCAGCTCGGCGGAATGGCGACGCTGTCGACCTGGCCAAGCGACACCACGTCGTACCGGGCAAGCGTCTGGCGGTCCGCGCCGGTGGCAACTGCCAGGAGGCGGCTGTCATGGGTGAACGCCATGGCGCTCGCGTGCACGCGCAACGGCCGGAGTGAGCCGCCGAGCTTGTCGGTGAGATAGATCGCCTCGTCGGTCGAATCGGGCGAGCCGCGTATGGCGAGCATCGCGCCATTCGGAGACCACTTCACGTCGGAGATCGCTCGCCACGACTTCTCGACGGCGACCGATTGGGTGCCGTCGACATCGCGTACCCGGAGCGTCAGGTTGCAGGTGTACGCCTGGCCGAGGCAGTCGTCGGTGACGTACGCCAGCGAGTTCCCGTCGGGCGAAATGGCAGCGATCGTCACGTTGCCGTCGAATGTCAGCTGCCGTGCCAGCTGAAGTTGATCGGACGGCGAGCTCCGATGCAGCGCGAACCAGATCGCAGCCGTCACCGCGACGGCGGTCGCGGCGGGCCACGCCAGATGCCGGCGCCGCCGACCAGGCCGCGCCGCCGCGGTGCTCGGCGCCGTGATCGGCGTGTGAAGGGCGCTGGCGAACTCCGCGGCGCTCGCGAACCGATCGGCCGGAAGCTTCTGCAGTGCTTGCTGGACCGCCGCCTCGACGTGCAACGGGATCGTCTTTCGCTGCAGCGTCAACGACCGCGGCTCTTCGGTCATGACGCGGGCGATGATCGCCTGCGCTGTCGGACCGGTAAACGGTGGTTCCCCCGCCAGCATCTCGTACGTGATGCAACCGAGCGCATAGACATCACTGCGCGCGGTGATCTCGCGCTCACCCATCGCCTGTTCCGGGGACATGTAGTGGGGCGTGCCGAGGGACATGCCGGTCTCGGTCATTCGGGTGCCTGCGGTGCTGGCGGCGAGCGCGATGCCGAAGTCGGCGACGAGCGCGCTTCCATCGTGCAGCAGGATGTTCTCGGGCTTGATGTCGCGATGGATAACGCCGTGGCGGTGGGCGTAGTCGAGCGCGCTTGCAGTCTCGGTAGCGATGCGGACGGCGTCGGCGACCGGGAGCTGTTTCTCCCGCATCAGCCGATCACGCAGCGATTCGCCGTCGACGTACGGCATGGCATACCAGAGCAGCCTTTCAGCGGTCCCCGAGTCGATCAGTCCGAGAATGTGCGGGTGCTGCAGGTTGGCGGTGGTCTTGATCTCCTTGAGGAACCGCTCGGCACCGATCACGGCGGCGAGCTCAGGTCGGAGGACCTTGATCGCCACCTTCCGGTCGTGCCTCAGGTCGTGCGCGAGATAGACCGTGGCCATCCCGCCGGCGCCGAGTTCGCGCTCGAAGGCATAGCGATCGGACAGCGCAGCGGTCAGGCGGTCGAGTGCGTCGGCTTCTGGCAGGGATCACCCCGTCGGAAGGAAGAAATGCTGGGTCTGGAAGGTGTGCTCAAAGCTACTTCGGCCGGGACGTCCTCGGCCATCCATCTCAGTGCCCAACCCGCCGCAACTCGGTAAACCAGTTGTCGATCTCGACCAGCGGCATGCTCGCACCGGCGGTTGACCCGAGCCGGTCGAGGAAGGCGAAGTCTCCTTCTGCAGTGAGCTCGAACACCTGGTGATATCCGACATAATCGAAGCGCGTGGCGTCGAAGAGCGGCGTGAGAC is a window from the Gemmatimonadales bacterium genome containing:
- a CDS encoding protein kinase, producing the protein MPEADALDRLTAALSDRYAFERELGAGGMATVYLAHDLRHDRKVAIKVLRPELAAVIGAERFLKEIKTTANLQHPHILGLIDSGTAERLLWYAMPYVDGESLRDRLMREKQLPVADAVRIATETASALDYAHRHGVIHRDIKPENILLHDGSALVADFGIALAASTAGTRMTETGMSLGTPHYMSPEQAMGEREITARSDVYALGCITYEMLAGEPPFTGPTAQAIIARVMTEEPRSLTLQRKTIPLHVEAAVQQALQKLPADRFASAAEFASALHTPITAPSTAAARPGRRRRHLAWPAATAVAVTAAIWFALHRSSPSDQLQLARQLTFDGNVTIAAISPDGNSLAYVTDDCLGQAYTCNLTLRVRDVDGTQSVAVEKSWRAISDVKWSPNGAMLAIRGSPDSTDEAIYLTDKLGGSLRPLRVHASAMAFTHDSRLLAVATGADRQTLARYDVVSLGQVDSVAIPPSWHVADMSYSPTGDRLIAYVSATSRNDALYALLTPKGDVIDSVQATDARSYVRWAGDGAAILQFEFSPGIADDLYRIPIDARHIHPERRTIALGQAPTGYRGALDVAPTGRAVMVLAQTSQQLLLFRSAGAPPAWQSLTDRTGYFEPWSISPDGHFVAVTATDNLSDNLALLPLDSGVAARTVTASRGEHEFPEISPDGKQVAYVSWVQIPGRLVVIDANGGSERQILPGTSTNFAWLAADSIVAMRADTFIVVDTTGKEIHRMVIPGAPSAGQTTERLVKDPASQRVAYWSDVTSAVVVADLARGTARTIAHHQTPLLPVGWNHDGSVYAYDIEDPAEALSGQRHRRLVRIPPDSAKLVPVVDLPAECVTVVVDTDARHIICNVHRIKPDVWLADKAGRSRW
- a CDS encoding protein kinase codes for the protein MVDSTSTALSGALADRYTIERELGAGGMATVYLAHDIKHDRKVAIKVLRPELAAVIGAERFLSEIKTTANLQHPHILSLFDSGTVDGTVFYVMPFVDGESLRDRLAREKQLPIADAVRIASETADALQYAHQHGVIHRDIKPENILLHGGHALVADFGIALAASKTGGARMTETGMSLGTPQYMSPEQAMGERELDARTDVYALGCTTYEMLTGEPPFTGPTAQAIVAKVMTAEPVDAATLRKSIPADVADAVHTAMQKLPADRFASAAEFAAALQGQGGPQRTTTMRAAARPAARPGGLVAALAGAVVVLAALLLWQRGRSPAAISVGSVRFVVTGDSIGRPVASQSWPAIVSPDGKELLYAGATGDGSYALFLRPVDDLAAHMIPGTEHALQPVFSPDGRWIAFEADGKIKKVSLDGGAAVALGSDNAGDGMAWTSRGIVVATGDHGLKLLPVSGGAFQPLTRVTDTARDTHIWPIVLDDGTTLLFSVWHGGNAANTPIEEASVTNGVTRPVGVNGVRALGMVGNVLIYLQLDGNVMAVPLDRRSWHASGTPVPLLDSIPICQTCNGDAPITLNTRGDVAYMRGAEHFTLWWSGADGPVRQIVPDPRFYLHPRLSPDGKRIAVEITNAGLHDIWVLDVATATLTRMTHSGNNTQPEWTADGSHLVFLQTTDSTAGAAVAEQPTNFLGDATVIAPSVPERTDAIPTPDGHSILTFDRASLVTRLVIHRIGDSIAATWDAVHGQVFDGQFSPDGHFFAYISDESGAFEAYLRTWPDSSAKVQVSSGGAAEMRWSPDGRTLYYVSGNKLIGATITTTPALAVTSRKDAATGLFSVGAYSSANFDVGHDGNQFLTLRPADRNLGLVVGLHWDASVRARLAGNGSP